The following coding sequences are from one Candidatus Methylomirabilota bacterium window:
- a CDS encoding type II toxin-antitoxin system VapC family toxin — translation MRFWDSSAVVPLLVEQKSSSRVAAWVAGDDAVVLWTLTPVEVVSALRRLVRDKALAEEIARRAEVRLAEILRACHVIIDVDPVKSLATRLLRLHPLRAFDALQLGAALHWVEGHPQGRTLHTLDSRLALAAQREGFNVP, via the coding sequence GTGAGATTCTGGGACAGTTCGGCGGTGGTCCCCCTTCTGGTCGAGCAGAAGTCCTCTTCTCGGGTCGCCGCCTGGGTCGCCGGGGACGACGCGGTGGTGCTGTGGACCCTCACCCCAGTGGAGGTCGTTTCCGCACTTCGACGCTTGGTCCGCGACAAGGCTCTCGCAGAAGAGATCGCGCGGCGGGCCGAGGTCCGGTTGGCCGAGATTCTCCGCGCCTGTCACGTGATCATCGACGTGGACCCGGTCAAGTCGCTGGCGACACGACTACTGCGGCTTCATCCCCTCCGGGCGTTCGACGCCCTTCAGCTCGGCGCCGCGCTGCACTGGGTCGAGGGACATCCGCAGGGGCGGACGCTTCACACGCTCGACAGCCGGCTGGCACTGGCCGCGCAGCGCGAAGGCTTCAACGTGCCTTGA